One genomic segment of Methanocorpusculum sp. includes these proteins:
- the ilvD gene encoding dihydroxy-acid dehydratase, with protein sequence MRSDDVKSGYTRAPNRALIRSLGISDKEMEKPFVGIANSWNTIVPGHTHLRMVAERVREGVAAGGGVAFEFNTIGICDGIAMGHEGMRYSLASRENIADSVELMIQAHRFDALVCICTCDKIVPGMLMAAARCNIPAIVITGGNMLPGHHKGCELSLTDIFEGVGKVAAHKMTEEELHELEAAAMPGCGSCQGLYTANTMACMTEAMGMSLPGCAAIPAVDSAKLRLAYESGVRVVEMIREDIKPCDIITKNSLKNAIAVDMALGGSTNTVLHLMAIAQEAGVPLTLDDFTQMGEIVPHICSMQPGGPHSMQTLYHSGGIPAVFKQIRSHLDDCMTVSGKSVYVIADGVKYVDENVIHRMENSVHKAGGLKILKGSLAPNGSVIKSAAVIDAMWKHQGPARVFDGENEAMDAILTGKIVEGDVIVIRYEGPKGGPGMPEMLSPTSALMGLGYTHVALVTDGRFSGGTRGPCIGHVAPEAKVGGPIGLVREGDIISIDLYERRLDLLVDEMELDERRKTWVPKERELKGVLARYARYAGQADKGAVPE encoded by the coding sequence ATGCGCAGCGATGATGTGAAATCAGGATACACCAGAGCGCCCAACAGGGCACTTATACGCTCACTTGGGATATCAGATAAAGAGATGGAAAAACCCTTTGTCGGGATTGCAAACTCCTGGAACACGATCGTTCCGGGACATACGCATCTCAGAATGGTTGCCGAACGCGTGAGAGAGGGAGTTGCGGCAGGCGGAGGTGTCGCTTTCGAGTTTAACACGATAGGGATCTGTGATGGAATAGCGATGGGACATGAAGGCATGCGGTACTCGCTTGCCTCTCGGGAAAACATTGCGGATTCCGTTGAACTCATGATCCAGGCACACCGGTTCGATGCCCTTGTGTGTATTTGTACGTGTGACAAGATCGTGCCCGGTATGCTTATGGCAGCGGCACGATGCAATATTCCGGCGATCGTTATCACCGGAGGGAATATGCTTCCCGGACATCACAAAGGTTGTGAGCTTTCCCTTACTGATATTTTCGAGGGTGTAGGAAAGGTCGCCGCACATAAGATGACGGAAGAGGAACTTCATGAGCTGGAAGCCGCAGCAATGCCTGGATGTGGAAGCTGCCAGGGACTATATACAGCAAATACTATGGCATGCATGACGGAAGCGATGGGGATGTCCCTTCCGGGTTGTGCCGCGATACCCGCAGTGGATTCAGCCAAACTTCGGCTCGCCTATGAAAGCGGTGTCAGAGTTGTTGAGATGATCAGAGAGGATATCAAACCCTGCGATATCATCACGAAGAATTCGCTGAAAAACGCCATCGCCGTAGATATGGCGCTTGGCGGTTCAACGAACACTGTCCTTCATCTGATGGCGATCGCCCAGGAAGCAGGTGTTCCGCTGACACTTGACGATTTTACCCAGATGGGTGAGATCGTCCCGCATATCTGTTCGATGCAGCCGGGAGGGCCGCACTCGATGCAGACGTTATATCACTCGGGTGGGATCCCTGCGGTGTTCAAACAGATAAGGTCCCATCTTGACGACTGTATGACGGTCTCGGGAAAATCCGTGTATGTGATCGCGGATGGTGTGAAATATGTGGATGAGAACGTGATCCACCGTATGGAAAATTCTGTGCACAAGGCTGGAGGGCTGAAGATCCTGAAAGGTTCCCTTGCACCTAATGGGTCGGTGATCAAATCGGCAGCAGTGATCGATGCGATGTGGAAACATCAGGGGCCGGCACGGGTTTTTGACGGAGAGAATGAGGCGATGGATGCGATCCTCACCGGAAAAATCGTCGAGGGTGATGTGATCGTTATCCGGTATGAGGGACCAAAAGGGGGACCCGGAATGCCGGAAATGCTTTCCCCGACCTCGGCTTTGATGGGTCTTGGCTATACCCATGTTGCTCTGGTGACTGACGGACGTTTTTCCGGCGGAACACGCGGTCCGTGTATCGGTCACGTTGCTCCTGAGGCAAAGGTTGGTGGACCGATCGGACTGGTCCGTGAGGGTGACATCATCTCCATTGATCTGTATGAGCGAAGACTGGATCTTCTCGTTGATGAAATGGAACTTGATGAAAGAAGAAAGACATGGGTCCCCAAAGAGCGAGAATTGAAGGGTGTTCTTGCACGCTATGCACGCTACGCCGGTCAGGCCGATAAGGGCGCAGTGCCGGAATAA
- a CDS encoding GNAT family N-acetyltransferase: MADSISAQVRFCSVQESELGRINELCNIPEIAEHFESIPPVSMEATLALWSYIQSGVVSLWCMHYKNRIIGGAGFYSQPPGTRLSHSATFFLYIEPAYWGMSIGTKAVKFLEDEVSKRGFIRMECQVADTNPRAVCLYERLGFELEGTKKMAFYLDGKYTDLKIMGKILWDNLVEEELHHR; encoded by the coding sequence ATGGCTGATAGTATCTCCGCACAGGTTCGGTTTTGCTCTGTCCAGGAGTCGGAACTTGGACGTATCAATGAGTTATGCAATATCCCCGAGATAGCAGAGCATTTCGAATCCATTCCTCCGGTTTCCATGGAGGCAACCTTGGCGTTATGGTCTTACATCCAGTCCGGGGTCGTCTCTCTCTGGTGCATGCATTACAAAAACCGGATAATCGGCGGCGCAGGATTTTATTCCCAGCCTCCCGGGACCCGACTTTCACACAGTGCGACCTTTTTCCTCTATATAGAACCGGCGTACTGGGGTATGAGCATCGGCACAAAAGCAGTAAAATTTCTTGAGGATGAAGTCAGTAAACGCGGTTTTATCCGGATGGAGTGTCAGGTCGCCGACACTAATCCTCGTGCAGTCTGCCTGTACGAACGACTGGGATTTGAACTGGAAGGAACCAAAAAAATGGCGTTTTATCTTGATGGAAAATATACCGATCTGAAGATCATGGGGAAGATCTTATGGGACAATTTGGTAGAAGAGGAGCTGCATCACAGATAA
- a CDS encoding malate dehydrogenase, with translation MTIVACLGVGRIGGEVAYVSALRKFADELVLFDISEPLQHAQKLDIIHGMDIPVSTNTADLKDADYCIFSAGYSRSPGIKTRADLFDKNLPIAKESAELLKGFTGKLIVVTNPMDVFTWYFAKQSGLEESQVVGFGGLLDSRRFTVALQSMGIEAEGQVLGEHGEHQVPLFSSLDIDTPIPVREEILTGLRGSSMPVIKGKAGTVFGPAYHIVSMMERIEKGKKIICSLPANGAYGIEDCSIGLPAVVTRSGAKIDESLKLDPWEQEKLLDAADFLQGLCRRV, from the coding sequence ATGACTATAGTTGCATGCCTAGGAGTGGGCAGAATAGGCGGAGAAGTTGCATACGTTTCTGCCCTCAGAAAATTTGCCGACGAACTCGTCCTGTTTGATATCAGCGAACCCCTGCAGCATGCACAAAAACTCGATATAATTCACGGGATGGATATTCCCGTATCCACAAATACCGCCGACCTCAAAGATGCCGACTACTGTATCTTTTCGGCCGGCTACTCGCGTTCTCCCGGAATAAAAACACGTGCCGATCTTTTTGATAAAAATCTCCCGATCGCAAAGGAATCCGCAGAACTCCTGAAAGGATTCACCGGCAAACTCATCGTCGTTACCAATCCAATGGACGTCTTTACCTGGTATTTTGCGAAGCAGAGCGGTCTTGAAGAGAGTCAGGTCGTCGGGTTCGGCGGTCTTCTCGACAGCAGACGGTTCACCGTAGCACTCCAATCTATGGGTATCGAAGCAGAGGGTCAGGTCCTCGGCGAGCATGGCGAACATCAGGTCCCGCTTTTCTCCAGTCTGGACATCGACACCCCTATCCCAGTAAGGGAAGAGATCCTGACTGGTCTTCGCGGCTCTTCGATGCCGGTGATCAAAGGAAAAGCCGGCACGGTTTTTGGTCCGGCTTATCACATCGTATCTATGATGGAGCGAATCGAGAAAGGAAAAAAGATCATCTGTTCCCTTCCGGCAAACGGTGCTTACGGGATAGAAGATTGTTCAATTGGACTTCCGGCAGTAGTAACACGTTCCGGTGCAAAAATCGATGAAAGCCTGAAGCTTGATCCCTGGGAACAGGAAAAACTCCTTGATGCCGCGGATTTCTTACAGGGACTTTGCAGGAGAGTATAA
- a CDS encoding DNA-directed DNA polymerase codes for MEIAINQAEYSNAPGGPVVHIFGREADGTPHQLKVTGFRPYFWVRESEADKPHTEKIDVTQDRGISIKGEPLRRIYTEKPGDVRNIRENYHHFEADIPFATRFLIDTGLTGGVRAPSDECSFAELSPATVISRPRVCMCDIECDDRNGFPEPERDPLTCITCHDSFDDQYTTFVLNGKTKGVYDKAAPLPSGCFSDSHIILSYDTERDLFTGFIDYIREKDPDILSGWNFIDFDAEYILKRAETLGFRTEVFARMPGMTERNAMRGRVIFDLLAAYKKMQGSQKESYRLDAVAEDELGETKVRYTGTLGDLWDNDPLKMVEYNFKDVELCVGINKKNNIIEFYQEVARYVGCPLDKTLNSSNVIDIYILRKAFGKFILPSKGNASGEEFEGATVFAPSKGVRENVIVLDLKSLYPMAMMTLNASPETKSPDGEIHAPNGIRFKKSPDGLTRSIISELMAERDDRKKLRNSFPFGSDEYTLYDMQQNVLKVIMNTYYGVSGFSRFRLYDRDIGAAVTSVGRAIIQHTKAVITKRGYEVIYGDTDSCFVQIPPMSLEETMKVAREIEEELNASYQAFSKETLGADMNFFSIKFEKIYRRFFQGGAKKRYAGHLIWKEGQDIDKIDITGFEMKRSDSAQITRESQERVLEMILKGDGKEDVKMYLPEVLNFYREGRCPLEKAGIPSGINKSLADYAHLDSHGRGAIYSNKYLGTDFKRGSKPKRLYIKRTNIPEKYPETDVLCFEYPDQIPTGAFEIDWETMLEKTIQAPLNRIFDALDWDWDEFDPTKSKKTTLDMFF; via the coding sequence ATGGAAATTGCCATCAATCAGGCAGAATACTCAAATGCGCCTGGAGGTCCGGTCGTTCACATATTCGGACGCGAAGCGGACGGGACCCCTCATCAGCTGAAAGTCACCGGATTTCGTCCTTACTTCTGGGTCCGTGAAAGCGAAGCCGATAAACCTCACACGGAAAAGATCGACGTCACCCAGGATAGGGGGATCTCCATCAAAGGTGAACCTCTTCGACGGATATACACCGAGAAACCCGGAGACGTCAGAAATATCAGGGAAAACTATCACCATTTCGAAGCCGACATTCCGTTTGCCACCCGGTTTCTGATCGACACCGGTCTTACCGGGGGGGTCCGTGCTCCATCAGATGAGTGTTCTTTCGCCGAACTTTCACCGGCAACGGTGATCTCCAGACCTCGGGTCTGCATGTGTGATATCGAGTGTGATGACAGGAACGGATTTCCCGAACCTGAACGTGATCCGCTCACCTGCATAACCTGCCACGACTCATTTGATGACCAGTATACGACCTTTGTTCTGAACGGAAAAACCAAAGGGGTGTATGATAAAGCTGCACCTCTCCCGAGCGGATGTTTTTCTGACAGTCATATCATCCTATCCTATGACACCGAACGCGATCTCTTCACCGGATTCATAGACTACATCCGGGAGAAGGATCCTGACATCCTCTCCGGCTGGAACTTCATCGACTTCGACGCCGAGTATATCCTCAAGCGTGCCGAAACCCTTGGATTCCGGACCGAAGTCTTTGCCCGTATGCCGGGGATGACCGAGAGAAATGCGATGAGAGGCCGGGTCATCTTCGATCTTCTTGCTGCATACAAGAAAATGCAGGGAAGTCAGAAGGAGTCGTATCGTCTGGATGCCGTCGCCGAAGATGAACTCGGCGAGACAAAAGTGCGGTACACCGGAACCCTCGGAGATCTCTGGGACAATGACCCTCTGAAAATGGTGGAGTACAACTTCAAGGATGTCGAGCTCTGTGTTGGAATCAACAAAAAGAACAACATCATCGAGTTCTATCAGGAAGTAGCCCGGTATGTGGGCTGTCCTCTCGACAAAACACTGAACTCGTCGAATGTGATCGACATCTATATCCTCAGAAAAGCGTTCGGCAAATTTATCCTTCCGTCCAAAGGAAACGCTTCGGGCGAGGAGTTTGAGGGAGCAACAGTCTTTGCTCCGAGCAAAGGCGTCAGAGAGAATGTCATCGTTCTGGATCTGAAATCACTCTATCCGATGGCGATGATGACCCTCAACGCCTCTCCGGAAACGAAGTCTCCCGACGGTGAGATCCATGCACCAAACGGGATAAGATTCAAAAAATCCCCGGACGGTCTGACCCGGTCGATCATCAGCGAGCTGATGGCCGAACGTGACGACCGGAAAAAACTCAGAAATAGTTTTCCGTTCGGATCGGATGAGTATACTCTGTATGATATGCAGCAGAATGTGCTGAAGGTGATCATGAACACGTATTACGGCGTCTCGGGCTTCTCCAGATTCCGGCTGTATGATCGGGACATCGGAGCTGCCGTCACCTCGGTTGGTCGTGCGATCATCCAGCACACGAAAGCAGTTATCACCAAACGCGGGTATGAGGTGATCTACGGGGATACTGATTCATGTTTTGTCCAGATCCCCCCCATGTCTCTCGAAGAAACAATGAAGGTTGCCCGTGAGATCGAAGAAGAACTTAATGCCAGCTATCAGGCATTCTCAAAGGAGACTCTTGGCGCAGATATGAACTTCTTCTCGATCAAGTTCGAGAAAATCTACCGGAGATTTTTCCAGGGAGGAGCAAAGAAGCGGTATGCGGGTCATCTCATCTGGAAAGAGGGACAGGATATTGATAAGATCGACATAACCGGCTTTGAGATGAAGAGATCGGATTCCGCGCAGATCACCCGCGAGAGCCAGGAGCGGGTTCTGGAGATGATCCTGAAAGGAGACGGAAAGGAAGATGTCAAAATGTATCTTCCGGAGGTGTTGAACTTTTACCGTGAAGGAAGATGCCCCCTCGAAAAGGCAGGCATTCCGAGCGGTATAAACAAGTCTCTTGCCGATTATGCTCATCTGGATTCACACGGAAGGGGAGCCATCTACTCAAATAAATATCTGGGGACAGACTTCAAACGCGGCAGTAAGCCCAAGCGGCTTTACATCAAGCGGACAAATATACCCGAAAAATATCCGGAGACAGATGTGCTCTGCTTTGAGTATCCAGATCAGATCCCGACGGGGGCGTTTGAGATCGACTGGGAAACGATGCTCGAAAAAACGATTCAGGCACCTCTTAACCGGATCTTCGATGCACTCGACTGGGACTGGGACGAATTTGATCCGACCAAGTCCAAAAAGACAACGCTGGATATGTTCTTCTAA